One uncultured Pseudodesulfovibrio sp. genomic window carries:
- a CDS encoding DUF697 domain-containing protein — translation MSKQMKNFLTVAGIIILGAFLVFLYDCISGLSDFAGRINPALAPWVFWGLLAVVLASLAWWLSLVLLRPRPLLVHADPTPEELAGFRRELVKRLARNRVLKDSGVDVRDESGLELGLDVLRKRANEEIRSTAKRVFIGSAVSQNGRLDSLVVLFLISRLAWRISKLYAQRPHYRELVNLYVNIAATSFLAGSIEEFGIEEYIHELMGPLVAGSALGVMPGAEAVASTVTSSILSGSTNALLAMRCGIVARNYMSLDLDRRGAMRRSATLEAARMFMSISGETVTQVTKLLVKGSSRAVKGGAKKAFTSVGKGVSGAAGSVGRGVSGAAGAVGNGARNVGRSAQNVGRGAKDIGRGVADSARAVVDGVDRTLDRVVDGTTGAAKQSVRKVRDAADGAGRLAKKAGRTVTGAAGSAKGALRSTGKSVEKGVRSVRDTLLRRKKKPKQSEEPREDG, via the coding sequence ATTTCTCGTTTTCCTTTACGACTGCATTTCCGGCCTGTCCGATTTCGCCGGGCGGATCAACCCGGCCCTTGCCCCATGGGTTTTCTGGGGGCTGCTGGCCGTGGTCCTCGCCTCGCTTGCCTGGTGGCTATCGCTCGTCCTGCTCCGGCCACGCCCCTTGCTGGTCCATGCCGACCCCACGCCCGAGGAATTGGCCGGGTTCCGGCGCGAGCTGGTCAAGCGGCTGGCCCGCAACAGGGTGCTCAAGGACTCCGGAGTCGACGTGCGCGACGAGTCCGGCTTGGAACTCGGGCTTGATGTCCTGCGCAAGCGGGCCAATGAGGAGATCCGCTCCACGGCCAAGCGCGTGTTCATCGGCTCGGCCGTATCCCAGAACGGACGGCTCGATTCCCTGGTGGTCCTGTTTCTCATATCGCGCCTGGCCTGGCGCATATCCAAGCTGTACGCCCAGCGGCCGCACTACCGCGAACTGGTGAATCTGTACGTGAATATTGCGGCGACCTCGTTTCTGGCCGGTTCCATCGAGGAGTTCGGCATCGAGGAGTACATCCACGAACTCATGGGCCCGCTGGTGGCCGGTTCCGCCCTGGGCGTCATGCCCGGAGCCGAGGCCGTGGCCTCCACCGTGACCAGCTCCATCCTGAGCGGCTCGACCAACGCGCTGCTGGCCATGCGCTGCGGCATCGTGGCCCGCAACTACATGAGCCTGGACCTGGACCGGCGAGGCGCCATGCGCCGGTCGGCCACACTGGAGGCGGCACGCATGTTCATGTCCATCTCGGGCGAGACCGTGACCCAGGTGACCAAGCTGCTGGTCAAGGGATCGTCCAGGGCGGTCAAGGGTGGTGCCAAGAAGGCCTTCACCTCTGTGGGCAAGGGCGTGTCCGGGGCCGCAGGGAGTGTCGGGCGCGGGGTGTCCGGCGCGGCCGGGGCCGTTGGCAACGGAGCCAGGAACGTGGGCCGGAGCGCGCAGAACGTCGGGCGTGGAGCAAAGGATATCGGGCGCGGAGTCGCTGATTCCGCCCGCGCGGTAGTGGACGGTGTGGACCGTACTCTGGACAGGGTCGTGGACGGCACGACCGGCGCGGCGAAGCAGTCCGTCCGCAAGGTCCGCGATGCGGCTGACGGTGCCGGGCGGCTGGCCAAAAAGGCGGGGCGTACCGTGACCGGCGCGGCCGGTTCGGCCAAGGGCGCTCTTCGTTCCACGGGCAAGTCCGTGGAAAAGGGCGTGCGTTCGGTGCGCGACACGCTGCTGCGCCGAAAGAAAAAGCCGAAACAGTCTGAGGAGCCGCGGGAAGACGGCTAG
- a CDS encoding C40 family peptidase encodes MRPDRRYRPFPALGLGVCALLLCACAATGPVSPPPPETSVRPAPAAPVAAKVIRLARSLVGTPYKWGGYSPRTGFDCSGFIWYVYHQNGVDLPRISWQQLGAGSPVQRADIRPGDIVFHQVDKDGKSLHVGIVTERGTFVHSPSAGKRVMESSLNSPFWMEHYLSARRVL; translated from the coding sequence ATGCGGCCAGACAGGAGGTACAGACCGTTTCCCGCGCTCGGGCTCGGGGTCTGTGCACTCCTGCTCTGCGCCTGCGCCGCCACCGGGCCGGTCAGCCCGCCCCCGCCTGAAACGTCGGTCCGTCCCGCGCCTGCCGCGCCCGTGGCCGCCAAGGTCATCCGGCTGGCCCGTTCGCTGGTCGGCACTCCGTACAAATGGGGCGGGTACTCACCCAGGACCGGCTTCGACTGCTCCGGGTTCATCTGGTACGTATACCACCAAAACGGCGTGGACCTGCCACGCATATCCTGGCAACAGCTTGGCGCGGGCAGCCCGGTTCAGCGCGCCGACATTCGCCCCGGCGACATCGTCTTCCACCAGGTGGACAAGGACGGCAAGTCCCTGCACGTGGGCATCGTCACCGAGCGCGGCACGTTCGTGCATTCGCCCAGCGCCGGTAAACGGGTCATGGAATCGAGCCTCAATTCGCCCTTCTGGATGGAACATTACCTGAGCGCGCGGCGCGTGCTCTAG
- a CDS encoding BON domain-containing protein, whose protein sequence is MHRNKLIFSILMLLAVGLFANGCTVYDVAVEERNVGDYASDEKIAFLIEKDFLADDLVKYMDFDASSYEGLVYIVGEYESRAQVDRAVQIAKSVKGVRSVTTYLLPKKANDSCGTTDNLELYAKVKNLLVQDKDIWSTNVEIKTVQCNVVLLGIVGSSAERDKIIAHAKSVEGVRSVKSYLRIKRG, encoded by the coding sequence ATGCATCGTAACAAACTGATATTCTCGATTCTTATGCTTCTGGCCGTGGGCCTGTTCGCCAACGGCTGCACGGTCTACGACGTGGCTGTGGAAGAGCGCAACGTGGGTGACTACGCCAGCGATGAGAAGATCGCCTTCCTCATCGAGAAGGACTTTTTGGCCGATGATCTGGTCAAATACATGGACTTCGACGCATCCAGCTATGAAGGACTGGTCTACATCGTGGGTGAATACGAATCCCGCGCCCAGGTGGATCGGGCGGTCCAGATCGCCAAGTCCGTGAAAGGCGTGCGCTCGGTGACCACCTACCTGCTGCCCAAAAAGGCCAACGACTCGTGCGGCACCACCGACAATCTGGAACTCTACGCCAAGGTCAAAAACCTGCTCGTACAGGACAAGGACATCTGGTCCACCAACGTGGAGATCAAGACCGTGCAGTGCAACGTGGTCCTGCTCGGTATCGTCGGTTCCTCGGCGGAACGGGACAAGATCATTGCCCACGCCAAGTCCGTGGAAGGCGTGCGTTCGGTCAAGTCCTACCTGCGCATCAAGCGCGGATAG
- a CDS encoding RluA family pseudouridine synthase: MPETQFVIVTQAESGQKLLQFLERRLTGDVPRSAIQKWIRTGQVRVDKGRKKPFDRIETGQTVRIPPYTPGESKQVSEAGDLKVAYEDNELLAVAKPAGLAAHGGDGVTDSVTARLRAKYRDAAFMPTLAHRLDRDTSGLLLAAKSYEALRELNDLFASNGVAKVYLAWVEGRWDEPDGALLEDVMEKRGAPGREKVRTGSGKTALARVNALKTSRERSLLAVRLLTGRTHQIRVQLASRGHAVVGDKKYGKGGPAKSRTSMRLHCYALHAGERTISLGPAWSGAWEVDREALQKTLGLLFD; the protein is encoded by the coding sequence ATGCCGGAAACACAATTCGTTATCGTTACGCAGGCCGAGTCGGGCCAGAAGCTGTTGCAGTTCCTGGAGCGGCGTCTGACCGGTGATGTACCGCGCTCCGCCATCCAGAAATGGATCCGCACAGGCCAGGTACGCGTGGACAAGGGCCGCAAAAAGCCTTTCGACCGTATCGAGACCGGGCAGACCGTGCGCATCCCGCCCTATACGCCCGGCGAGTCCAAACAGGTGTCGGAAGCGGGCGACCTGAAGGTGGCCTATGAAGACAATGAATTGCTGGCCGTGGCAAAGCCCGCCGGACTGGCTGCCCATGGCGGCGACGGGGTGACCGACTCGGTCACGGCGAGACTCCGGGCCAAGTATCGTGATGCCGCGTTCATGCCCACCCTGGCCCACCGACTGGACCGCGACACCTCGGGCCTGCTGTTGGCCGCCAAGAGCTACGAGGCCCTGCGCGAACTCAATGATTTGTTCGCGTCAAACGGCGTGGCCAAAGTCTACCTGGCCTGGGTGGAAGGACGCTGGGACGAGCCGGACGGCGCGTTGCTGGAAGACGTCATGGAGAAACGCGGCGCACCGGGCAGGGAAAAGGTCCGCACCGGCTCGGGCAAGACCGCGTTGGCGCGGGTCAACGCGCTGAAGACAAGCCGGGAGCGGTCATTGCTGGCCGTGCGGCTGCTCACCGGACGCACACACCAGATACGGGTGCAGCTCGCCTCGCGCGGACATGCGGTTGTCGGGGACAAAAAATATGGCAAGGGCGGACCGGCAAAATCACGCACGAGCATGCGTTTGCACTGCTACGCCCTGCATGCCGGAGAGCGGACCATCAGCCTGGGACCGGCCTGGTCCGGAGCCTGGGAGGTGGACCGGGAAGCCCTGCAAAAGACCCTCGGCCTGCTCTTCGACTAA
- a CDS encoding YdbL family protein, with protein MRNKTRLILIFTLVLGLAASAALAGSLKDRFIARKPVVAALLADGTVGENNQGFLEFRGPQKQADVVAAENKDRATVFAAIAKKTNTTPDLVGQRRASQVAQQVPAGTWLQKPDGTWYKK; from the coding sequence ATGCGCAATAAGACACGACTGATCCTGATATTCACCCTTGTCCTCGGGCTGGCGGCCAGCGCCGCCCTGGCCGGATCGCTCAAGGACCGGTTCATAGCCCGCAAGCCCGTTGTGGCCGCACTGCTGGCGGACGGCACCGTGGGCGAAAACAACCAGGGCTTTCTGGAGTTCCGTGGCCCGCAGAAACAGGCCGACGTGGTAGCCGCCGAAAACAAGGACCGGGCCACGGTCTTCGCAGCCATCGCCAAGAAGACCAACACCACTCCCGATCTTGTTGGCCAACGCCGCGCGTCCCAGGTCGCCCAACAGGTCCCGGCCGGTACCTGGCTGCAAAAGCCCGACGGTACCTGGTACAAAAAGTAA